Below is a window of Variovorax sp. TBS-050B DNA.
GCGAGGCGAGCGACTTCTTGCGGTCCTGGTCGAAGAAGAACTTGGCATCGGCCAGGCGCGGGCGCACCACGCGCTCGTTGCCGCCGATGACCGCGCTCGCGTCGTCGGGGCTGATGTTGCTGACCACCAGGAACTTGTTGGTGAGCCGGTCGGCGCCGTCGAGCAGCGGGAAGTACTTCTGGTTGGCCTTCATCGTGAGGATCAGGCATTCCTGCGGCACTTCGAGGAACTCGCGCTCGAAGCTGCAGACCAGCACGTTGGGGCGCTCCACCAGCGCCGTGACTTCGTCGAGCAGCGCATCGTCCTGGATCGGCGCGGTGCCGCCGCCCACGCGCACCGCCGCGGCGGCGAGCTGGCGCGCGATCTCGGTGCGGCGCGCCTCGAAGCCGGCGATGACCGCGCCCTCTTCCTGCAGCTGCAGCGCGTAGCTGTTGGCATCGCGCAGCACCACGGGATCGACCGCGGCCTCGAAGCGGTGGCCGTGGGTCTCGCGGCCGGCCCGGAGGCCGAGCGCCTCGACCGGCACCACCTCGCTGCCGTGCAGCGCCACCAGGCCGTGCGCGGGGCGCACGAAGCTCACGCTGCTCCAGCCCGGCAGCTCGCAGCCGCTTTCGAGCTGGTAGCTCATGACCTTGGGGATCGGCAGCCTGGCGATGGCCTCGGCGAGCGCCTTCTGCAGCCCCTCGGCCAGGGTCGCGCCCCGGGCGGTGCTTTCGTAGAACAGGGCTTCGGCCTTGCCGTCCATCGCGCGCTTGAGCGCCGGCACGGCCGAGGCGTCGGCGCCGAGCGCGGCCAGGCGCTTGAGCAATGCGGGCGTGGGCTGGCCCGAGGCGTCGAGCCCCACGGTCACGGGCATCAGCTTCTGCGAGACGGCCTTGTCGGCCGCGCGCGCGGCCACGAGCGTGAGGTGCGCCGCCAGGCGGCGCGGCGAAGCGTAGGCGGTGAGCACCGAGCCGGCCTCGGCCAGGCCCTGGGCCACGAGCTGCTCGCGCAGCACGCCGGCGAAGGCTTCGCCGAGCTTCTTCAGCGCCTTCGGCGGCAGCTCTTCGACAAACAGTTCAACCAGCAGGGCGTTCTTGTTGTTCATGGGGGTCGTCATCGCTCAGGCGGCCTTCTTTGGTGCGATCTGCGCGACCCATTCGCGCGGCGCCATCGGGAAGCCCAGCCGCTCGCGGCTGTCGTAGTAGCTCTGCGCGACGCTGCGCGCGAGGTTGCGGATGCGGCCGATGTAGGCCGCGCGTTCGGTCACGCTGATCGCGCCGCGCGCATCGAGCAGGTTGAAGCTGTGCGCGGCCTTGAGCACCTGCTCGTAGGCCGGCAGCGCGAGCTGGGCGGTCATGAGGTGCTTGGCCTGCTTCTCGTGCGCGGCGAAGGCGGTGAACAGGAACTCGGCGTCGCTGTGCTCGAAGTTGTAGGTCGACTGCTCGACCTCGTTCTGCTTGTAGACGTCGCCGTAGCTCAGGCCTTCGGTCCAGGTCAGGTTGTAGACGTTGTCCACGCCCTGCAGGTACATCGCCAGGCGCTCCAGGCCGTAGGTGATCTCGCCGGTGATCGGCTTGCAGTCGATGCCGCCGACCTGCTGGAAGTAGGTGAACTGCGTCACCTCCATGCCGTTGAGCCAGACCTCCCAGCCCAGGCCCCAGGCGCCGAGCGTGGGGTTCTCCCAGTCGTCTTCCACGAAGCGGATGTCGTTCTTCTTGAGGTCGAAGCCCAGGGCTTCGAGCGAGCCGAGGTACAGCTCGAGGATGTTGGCCGGCGCGGGCTTGAGCACGACCTGGTACTGGTAGTAGTGCTGCAGGCGGTTCGGGTTCTCGCCGTAGCGGCCGTCCTTGGGGCGGCGGCTGGGCTGGACGTAGGCGGCCTTCCAGGGCTCGGGGCCGAGCGCGCGCAGGAAGGTGGCGGTGTGCGAGGTGCCCGCGCCCACTTCCATGTCGTACGGTTGCAGCAGCGCACAGCCCTTGTCGGCCCAGTACGACTGCAATTTGAGAATGATTTGCTGGAAGGTCAACATGAAGCAGCAGGCCGGCGTGACCGGACATTGGACGGTAGCGCGGTGGTCCACCGCGAAAGGGGCCGATTTTACGGGTGGAGGGCAACTCTCCCACAGCGAGCCGGGATGCCGGCCGCCGGAACCTTCCGGCCGGCCGTGCGACAAACAGGGCCGGGCCGCGCACCGCTTGCGCGGCCGGACTTCCGCTCCTTCCCTCGGCCCCCCGGGCCGGCCCCCAGCCGCTTCACAGACATGCCACCGCCCCTCACCGGTCCGGACACCCCGCTCTTCATCGTTCTCAACACCGGCTCCGGCAGCACGGATGCCGCCGAGACCCGCCGCGTCATCGAAGAGGGCTGCACCGCGGCCGGGCGCCGGCACCGCATCTTCGAGGTCGACGCGCGCGCGACGGTGCAGGCGCTCGCGCGCGAGGCGGTCGAGCGCGCCCGCGCCGTCGGCGGCGTGGTGGTGGCCGCGGGCGGCGACGGCACGATCAACACGGTGGCGCAGGCCACGCTCGGCAGCGGCCTGGCCTTCGGCGTGCTGCCGCAGGGCACCTTCAACTACTTCAGCCGCACCCATGGCATTCCGCGCGACACGGCCGCCGCGCTGCAGGTGCTGCTGACGGAACAGCCGCAGCCGGTGCAGGTGGGGCTGGTGAACGACCGCGTGTTCCTCGTGAACGCCAGCATGGGCCTGTACGCCGAACTGCTGGAGGAGCGCGAAAGCTACAAGGCGCGCTACGGCCGCAGCCGGTGGATCGCGTTCTTTGCCGGCCTGCTGACCGTGATGCGCGGCCACCGCAACTGGAACCTGCGCATGGCCTGGCGCGGGCAGGAGCGCGCCATCCGCACGCCGACGCTCTTCGTGGGCAACAACCCGCTGCAGCTGCTGCAGGTGGGCATCGCGCATGCCGATGCGCCCGAGAACGGGCAGCTCGCCGCCGTCACGCTCAAGCCGCTGGGCATGCTCGCGATGCCGGGCCTGCTGGTGCGCGGCGCGCTGGGCCGGCTCGGCAGCGCCGACGAGGTGCTGAGCTTTCCGTTCGAATCGCTGACGGTGAACGCGGGCCGCTCGCGCGGCCCGCGCCGCGTGAAGGTGGCGACCGACGGCGAGATCGCCTGGACCGAGATGCCGCTGCTGTTCCGCGTCTCGCCCGAACCGCTGTGGCTGGTGCGGCCCGAGACGGCGCCGGAGCTGGAGGCGGCCAAGCAATGAGCTGCCTGCTGCAGATCTCCGATCCGCACTTCGGCACCGAGCAGCCCGAGGTGCTGGCCGCGCTGGAGCGCTTCGCGCGCGAACTCGCGCCAGCCGTGGTGGTGCTCTCCGGCGACATCACCCAGCGCGCCACGCGCCGCCAGTTCGCGGCGGCGCGCGCCTTCGTCGACCGGCTGCCGGCGCCGGTGGTGGCGATTCCGGGCAACCACGACATTCCGCTGTTCCAGCTCGGCGCGCGGCTTCTCACGCCCTACGGCCGCTATGCCGACGCCTTCGGCGCCGAGCTGGAGCCGGTGTTCGAATCGCCCGAATGGCTGGTGATCGCGGTCAACACCACGCGCTGGTACCGGCACGAGGACGGCGAGGTCTCGCCCGCGCAGATCGACCGCGTGGCTGACCGGCTCGCGCGCGCCGCGCCCGGGCAGCTGCGCGTGGTGGTCACGCACCAGCCGGTGCTGGTGACGCGGCCCGAGGACCTGCACAACCGGCTGCACGGGCACGAGGCGGCGCTCGCACGCTGGTGCGCGGCGGGCGTGGACCTGATCCTCGGCGGCCACATCCACCTGCCTTTCGTGCGTTCGCTCGACGAGGCCTGCGCGAGCTGCCCGCCCACGGCATGGGCCGTGCAGGCCGGCACGGCGGTGTCGTCGCGCGTGCGCGGCGGCCAGCCGAACTCGGTCAACGTGCTGCGCGCGGCAGGGCCTGCGGACGCCCGCGGCTGCGAGGCCGAGCGCTGGGACCATTCGGCCGTCGAGGGCGCCTTCGTGCGCGCCAGGTCGTGGCGGCTGGCGCTCGCGGGCGGCTAGAGTCGGCCACATGCCATCGGAAGCACCTGCCCTCGTTCTTCTCGCCCAGCAGCTCGGCGCGCATGCGCTGGCCTGGTTCTTTGCCGCCCTCGCGGTGTCGGTGCTCGGCACCGGTGCGGTCTGCCATGCGCTGATGAAGCGGCGCCGGGCCCGCAATGCGCGCGAGGGAGAACCCGAGGAGCCGCGGCTCGCAGGCGCGCTGGTCCTCGGCTTCATCGGCATCCTCGCTGCCGCGAGCCTGGTCGCCTACCTCGCGTCGAAACTCGGCGACGGCCGCCTGCTCGGCCTGGCCGACCAGGCTCTGGCCGATGCGATCGGCGCGAGCGTGCCGTGGGCGGCGCTCGTCGCCTTCAGCTGGCTCACGCACCTGGGCGACTTCGAGTTGCTGGCGCCCGTGTGCGTGGCGGTGGGCTGGCTGCTGTGGCGCAAGGCGCACCACGGGCTCGCGCTCGGATGGGTGATGGCGCTCGGCGGCATCGTGCTGCTGAACCCCGCGCTCAAGCGCATCTTCGCCCGCGCGCGGCCGGTGCACGACCACGGCCTCGCGATGGAGACCAGCTTCAGCTTCCCGAGCGGCCATGCCGCCGGCGCGATCGTGAGCTACGGCATGCTGATGTACCTGGCGCTGCGCCTGCTGCCGCCGCGCTGGCACGTGCCCGCGGCCATGGCGGCGGCCGCCGCCATCGTCACGATCGCGAGCAGCCGCGTGTTCCTGCAGGTGCATTTCGCGAGCGACGTCGTGGCCGGCCTGCTGACCGGGCTCGCGTGGCTGCTCGTGTGCGTGGGCAGCCTCGAATACGCGCGGCACCGCAGGCGCCGCGCCGCGCGTTGAACGCGGGTCAGTACTCCCAGAAGATGCGCTGCAGTTCCTTGGTGTCGCTGGTCTTCGTCAAAGCCACCATTGCCAGGATGCGCGCCTTCTGCGGACGCAGGTCGTGCGCCACCACCCAGTCGTACTTGTCGTCGGGCTGCTCGGCGTTGCGGATCACGAAGCCGTCGGCCACGCGCGAGCTGCGGATCACGATCACACCGTCGGCGCGTGCCTTCTGCAGGTTCGGCACCACGCGCGCCGCGACCGAGCCGTTGCCGGTGCCGCCGTGGACGATGGCCTTCACGCCGCTCTTCGCGAACGCATCGATGGCGATCGGCGAGACGCCTTCATAGCCGAGCGCGATCTCCACCGGCGGCAGCGCGTTGATGCTGTCGATGTCGAACTCCGAGTTCATGGTGTGGCGCTTGACCGGCGCGCGGAACCAGTAGTTGCGGCCCTCGACCACCATGCCCAGCGGACCCCACTGGCTCGAGAAGGCGCTGGTCTTGATGTTGACGTTCTTGCTCACGTCGCGGCCGCTGTCGATGTTGTCGGCCATGGTCACGAGCACGCCCTTGCCCATGGCGTCCTTGCTGCCGGCCACGCTGACCGCGTCGTAGAGGTTGAGGGCGCCGTCGGCCGAGAGCGCCGTGCCCGGGCGCATCGAGCCGACCACCACGATCGGCTTGGCGGTGTGCACGGTCAGCGTGAGGAAGTAAGCGGTCTCCTCGAGCGTATCGGTGCCGTGGGTGATGACGATGCCGTCCACGTCGGCCTGCTTCGAGAGCGCCGAGACGCGCTTGGCGAGCGTGAGCAGGTTGTCGTTGGTCATGCTTTCGGAAGCGACCTGGAACACCTGCTCGCCGCGCACGTTGGCGATCTTCGAGAGTTCGGGCAATCCGGCGATGAGCTTGTCGACGCCGACCTTGGCGGCCGCGTAGGTGGCGCTGTTGACGGCCGAGGCGCCGGCGCCCGCGATGGTGCCGCCGGTGGCGAGGATCACCACGTTGGGCAGGGCCTGCTGCGCCTGCGCGATGGCGCTGGCGGCGAGCAGTGCGGCACCGGCCGCGAAAGCCCGGAGGCGGGAAGAAAAGTGCATGAGGAACTCCTTTGCTTTAACAATTTTGGAAGCGGCGAAAAGATACATGAACCGTGCCGGCATGCCCGCGCCCGCCATGCCGGCACGGCATGCGGCCATGCGCGTGGGATTACCATTCGGGCCGGCGCCTCGCGCCGCTCCAGACATGAACGCCGATCCCGCCGCCCTGCCGCCCGCTGCCGCCCCCCAGGAAATGCCCGCCCCCGAAGGCCCGCTCTCGCGCGCGCGGCCGGGGCGCGAGCGCATCATGGCGGCGATCCGCACGGCGGCCATCGCCGAGTTCAGCCTGCACGGCCTCAAGGGCACCTCGACGCAGGCCATCGCCGCCCGCGCCGGCCTCACCAAGCCCCAGCTGCACTACTACATCGCCGGCAAGGAGGAGCTCTACGAAGAGCTGCTGATGCAGGTGCTGCATGCCTGGAAGGTGGTGTTCTCGTTCGAGGACGCGAGCGATCCGGCCACGGTGCTCGGCGACTACATCCGCAAGAAGCTCGACCATGCCTTCGACAACCCCGAGATCTCGCGCATCTTCACGCGCGAGGTGCTCGACGGCGGGCGCAACCTCGACCGCTACTGGCCCAACGCGCGCGCGTGGACGCAGAAGAAGGTCGACATCATCAACGGCTGGATCGCGCGCGGACAGATGCGCCCGCTCGATGCGCGCCTCCTGCTGATGCACATCTGGGCCATGACCCAGA
It encodes the following:
- a CDS encoding asparaginase — encoded protein: MHFSSRLRAFAAGAALLAASAIAQAQQALPNVVILATGGTIAGAGASAVNSATYAAAKVGVDKLIAGLPELSKIANVRGEQVFQVASESMTNDNLLTLAKRVSALSKQADVDGIVITHGTDTLEETAYFLTLTVHTAKPIVVVGSMRPGTALSADGALNLYDAVSVAGSKDAMGKGVLVTMADNIDSGRDVSKNVNIKTSAFSSQWGPLGMVVEGRNYWFRAPVKRHTMNSEFDIDSINALPPVEIALGYEGVSPIAIDAFAKSGVKAIVHGGTGNGSVAARVVPNLQKARADGVIVIRSSRVADGFVIRNAEQPDDKYDWVVAHDLRPQKARILAMVALTKTSDTKELQRIFWEY
- a CDS encoding metallophosphoesterase, with protein sequence MSCLLQISDPHFGTEQPEVLAALERFARELAPAVVVLSGDITQRATRRQFAAARAFVDRLPAPVVAIPGNHDIPLFQLGARLLTPYGRYADAFGAELEPVFESPEWLVIAVNTTRWYRHEDGEVSPAQIDRVADRLARAAPGQLRVVVTHQPVLVTRPEDLHNRLHGHEAALARWCAAGVDLILGGHIHLPFVRSLDEACASCPPTAWAVQAGTAVSSRVRGGQPNSVNVLRAAGPADARGCEAERWDHSAVEGAFVRARSWRLALAGG
- a CDS encoding phosphatase PAP2 family protein, which encodes MPSEAPALVLLAQQLGAHALAWFFAALAVSVLGTGAVCHALMKRRRARNAREGEPEEPRLAGALVLGFIGILAAASLVAYLASKLGDGRLLGLADQALADAIGASVPWAALVAFSWLTHLGDFELLAPVCVAVGWLLWRKAHHGLALGWVMALGGIVLLNPALKRIFARARPVHDHGLAMETSFSFPSGHAAGAIVSYGMLMYLALRLLPPRWHVPAAMAAAAAIVTIASSRVFLQVHFASDVVAGLLTGLAWLLVCVGSLEYARHRRRRAAR
- the glyQ gene encoding glycine--tRNA ligase subunit alpha; translation: MLTFQQIILKLQSYWADKGCALLQPYDMEVGAGTSHTATFLRALGPEPWKAAYVQPSRRPKDGRYGENPNRLQHYYQYQVVLKPAPANILELYLGSLEALGFDLKKNDIRFVEDDWENPTLGAWGLGWEVWLNGMEVTQFTYFQQVGGIDCKPITGEITYGLERLAMYLQGVDNVYNLTWTEGLSYGDVYKQNEVEQSTYNFEHSDAEFLFTAFAAHEKQAKHLMTAQLALPAYEQVLKAAHSFNLLDARGAISVTERAAYIGRIRNLARSVAQSYYDSRERLGFPMAPREWVAQIAPKKAA
- the glyS gene encoding glycine--tRNA ligase subunit beta, giving the protein MNNKNALLVELFVEELPPKALKKLGEAFAGVLREQLVAQGLAEAGSVLTAYASPRRLAAHLTLVAARAADKAVSQKLMPVTVGLDASGQPTPALLKRLAALGADASAVPALKRAMDGKAEALFYESTARGATLAEGLQKALAEAIARLPIPKVMSYQLESGCELPGWSSVSFVRPAHGLVALHGSEVVPVEALGLRAGRETHGHRFEAAVDPVVLRDANSYALQLQEEGAVIAGFEARRTEIARQLAAAAVRVGGGTAPIQDDALLDEVTALVERPNVLVCSFEREFLEVPQECLILTMKANQKYFPLLDGADRLTNKFLVVSNISPDDASAVIGGNERVVRPRLADAKFFFDQDRKKSLASRVESLGKVVYHNKLGTQGERVERVMRIARAVAEKLGDATLAARATQAAQLAKADLVTDMVGEFPELQGTMGRYYALHDGLDASVADAIEDHYKPRFAGDELPRNTVGLVVALADKLETLVGMFGIGNLPTGDRDPFALRRHALGVIRMLIEKNLPLDLDALLAEAAAQFDGIEGFDATRATVELQDFVLDRLAGSLREQGASAQEVDAVLAPRPQRLGEVPRLLAAVRAFAALPAAAALAAANKRIGNILKKAPEADAHVSALLLQEPAEKALHAAMAEVVPAANAQFEAGDYTASLQTLAVLREPVDAFFDGVMVNAEQADLRLNRLGLLMSLHAAMNRVAQLERLAV
- a CDS encoding diacylglycerol kinase family protein — encoded protein: MPPPLTGPDTPLFIVLNTGSGSTDAAETRRVIEEGCTAAGRRHRIFEVDARATVQALAREAVERARAVGGVVVAAGGDGTINTVAQATLGSGLAFGVLPQGTFNYFSRTHGIPRDTAAALQVLLTEQPQPVQVGLVNDRVFLVNASMGLYAELLEERESYKARYGRSRWIAFFAGLLTVMRGHRNWNLRMAWRGQERAIRTPTLFVGNNPLQLLQVGIAHADAPENGQLAAVTLKPLGMLAMPGLLVRGALGRLGSADEVLSFPFESLTVNAGRSRGPRRVKVATDGEIAWTEMPLLFRVSPEPLWLVRPETAPELEAAKQ
- a CDS encoding TetR family transcriptional regulator C-terminal domain-containing protein gives rise to the protein MNADPAALPPAAAPQEMPAPEGPLSRARPGRERIMAAIRTAAIAEFSLHGLKGTSTQAIAARAGLTKPQLHYYIAGKEELYEELLMQVLHAWKVVFSFEDASDPATVLGDYIRKKLDHAFDNPEISRIFTREVLDGGRNLDRYWPNARAWTQKKVDIINGWIARGQMRPLDARLLLMHIWAMTQSYADYAIQTRVMLGLAPDAPIDREPIARELVGFVLAGCGIRA